A segment of the Nostoc sp. TCL26-01 genome:
GTGAAGAACTGTGGCTACCTACACCAAAGGATTTACTTTGTGTGAAGGAACGTAGTAATAACCTAGATGAAAATCCAGAGTACGACAAAATAGAGGAATTAGATGAATGGTCGCGTCTGGTTTGTCTGCAACCATCAGACCTTAGCAGTCCTATATGGAAAGATGTCTGTTTTGGTTCGGCTTCCCTAGAGGAAAATCATCTTGTTCCCATGATTCCGCCGCCAATTACTGACAATGCAGATATCTGTGATAGTCCATCGGTGAGAGGTAAGAATGAATGGATTTGTGGTCGTCCAAAACCTTGGATAAAAGCTGGTGCATTGATTCGATACCTGAAGGGAGAAGGTCTACATAATCCTCAAGACTTTCATGATGATCCTTGGAGTGTGCAGGTTTTACCTCATATTCAAATGCAAACAAACCAGCGCCAAGTTCTAAATGAAGATGGTTATTTTACGGAAGTTGCAGTGCGGCTACATACTGGCTGGAAGTTAGTTGCAGCTATTAACACAACTTTGGAATCATCTGTAGTGCGTTTGGGAGGCGAGGGACATCGGGCTTTAGTTTCTCCTTTGGAGAGTTTACCTGATTGG
Coding sequences within it:
- a CDS encoding type III-B CRISPR module-associated Cmr3 family protein, which produces MKKWYAIEALDVLLFREAKPFSPGEGAWAKGMFPPMPTAVFQALRSVTKTDKTTEKLEFIGPFLLRETSTGEELWLPTPKDLLCVKERSNNLDENPEYDKIEELDEWSRLVCLQPSDLSSPIWKDVCFGSASLEENHLVPMIPPPITDNADICDSPSVRGKNEWICGRPKPWIKAGALIRYLKGEGLHNPQDFHDDPWSVQVLPHIQMQTNQRQVLNEDGYFTEVAVRLHTGWKLVAAINTTLESSVVRLGGEGHRALVSPLESLPDWDAIEEFMQPSSDCNKAYLLTPGLAQTDPEKFVYGICPGVWRESLLSCASDRPILWGGKSKHTATPMLPQRAFVPPGTVYLFKQIPKETSVLPSINDGVLAIFKYLNYGTILWGIRK